TTATTAGCGATATTACGATGCCAATTATGGATGGTATCGAATTATGTGATCGTATAAAATCAAATATTGAATCGAGTCATATTCCTGTAATTTTATTAACAGCCTTGAGTGCAATACAATCTCGAATTCAAGGATTGGAATCAGGTGCAGATGCCTACATTTCTAAACCCTTTTCGATGGACTTTATTTTGGCTCAAATAGATAATTTATTATCCAATAGACGCCATGTTATGGAGTATTATGCGAGTTCCCCTTTATCGCATTTAAAAACCATTGCGTATAATAAAACCGACGAAGATTTTATTAAAAAACTAGATGAAATTATAAATCAGAATATGACCGATACAAATCTAAGTGTCGAATCACTAGCTGATATTTTACACATGAGCCGCTCTACTTTATATCGTAAAATAAAAGATATATCTAATCTTAGTCCGAACGAACTCATTAATAATGCCCGTTTGAAAAAAGCAGCAGAGTTATTGCTTTCAGGCAAATACAAAGTTTATGAAATTTCGGAAATAGTAGGATACAAGTCACAATCTAGTTTCAGTAGAAATTTCCAAAAAAGTTTTGCGATGTCACCTTCAGAGTTTATTAATAATGGGCATTAGCAACAGATCCCATAAGCATTATTATATAAATTTTAAATTCATAATAAACAAAAAAGACGCTCAAAATATGAGCGTCTTTTTAAAATACAAGGATTATAAAAAAAATTAAAATTTATATTGTAATAAAAACTCATTTGTGTTCTTAGCACTTGCCAATTCTGCTTTTGTAGTAATTTCATAAGCAAAACCAATACAAAGCTTTTTACTAACAGTAACACTTGCCATTGCTGCAACTGCTCCAGTAGTTCTATACAATCCACCAACTTCGAAAATATCATTTATTGACAGCATAGTATTTATATCAACTGAAACTGGTGCAGCAGTTATAAATCTAGCCATAAAAGAAGGTTTTAAAATTAAGGTTCCAGAAGGATTTAAGTTAAAATCATAACCCGCACTAGCATATAACTGAGGTCTATTGGTACTAACCAATGCATATCCATCCACATTTTTAACATCTTTGAATGAGATAAGTTTTGGCGCAGAAATTGACAAAAAGTATTTTTCATTCTTTAGTAAAGCACCAACTCCAACATTTGGTGTAAAAGAACTTTTTACAGAACCAAAGGCAGGATCTACTCCAACCGAATAAAGTTCTAAACCTGAAGTATTTACTACAAAAGAATTACCACCTGCTTTAATACCAAAATACAAATTGGTTTCTTCATTTAATTTTACCAAATACGATAAATCGATTGCAATTGAAGTTTGTTTTTCAACGAATGTTTTTTCATTAAATACAGAAACTCCAAAACCTAAATTTTTAGCAATAGGAGTCGCAAGAAAACCAGCTTGCGATCGTGGAGAATCCTCAATACCAGTCCACTGCGTCCTAAAAGATAAAGCAGCAACCGTTTGATTATCAACCCCTGCATAAGCGGGATTGATAATAGTCATTTGATTTCTATAAAATGCAAAATTATTTGCATTTTGGGCCATTATAGAACTACTCAACAATAATATTCCAATTGTTAGTAGATAGTATATATTTTTCATGATTTTATGTATTTAAAAATTAATTGGCGATATAAATCCACCCTTGATTATCAATTGAACCATCACCATTTAAATCAATTTGATAAAAATAAGATCCTGCCGCAACAATTTTTCCAGTGTTTTTGTATTCTCCATTCCAATCATTTTGATAATTAGATGAATTATAAACTTCTCCTCCATTTTTGTTGTAAACACTAACTTTAGTAAAAGGATGGCTTTCAATATTTCCAATAATCCAAAAATCGTTTATAGAATCTCCGTTTGGAGAAAATCCTTGTGCAATTTTAAGTACTCCCGAATCATGACCATCATTGCTAACTTGAATAGAAACTATTGCTGTTGTAGAACCAGCAGAATTTGTAGCAGTAACAGTATAATCTGTAGCTGAACTCAATGCTGTTGGTGTTCCCGTAATTACACCTGTTGTTGTATTAAAACTTAATCCCTCTGGCAAAGTTGGATTTATTTCAAAAGTTGGTACAGGGTTTCCAGAAACAGTAGGTGTCACTGTGCTTATAGCTTGATTGATTATAAAAGTTTTAGAACTTCCATAACTCAAATTGGATGGTGCTTCAGTCGTTACTGCTGCATTTACTGAAAAAGTAGCAGTTGTACTACCGGCAGTATAATTAGCATCTGCTGCTTGATTAGCAGTAATAATTGAATCCCCAGCACCTACAATAGTAATCATATTGCCACTCACCGTTGCAACAGCTACATTAGAACTACTATACGTAAAAGCTCCTGTGCTATTACTTATTGGAGAAACAATTTGAAAAGAAGCATCGCCTACTATTTTTTGAGGAATAGTGAATGCGCCAAAAGTAGGAGCAACAGTTGAAGTTGCAGATCTATAGAAGTAGAAATTATCTATATCGATTGTACCTCCAACAGTAGCTGGCTGATCTATCTTAAATTGGTATATATCCGCTATTCCTAAACCAGCAAAAGTGGCCGAAGTCAAATCAATATCAAAACTATTCCATTGGTTAGGAACTAATGTTAAAGTGATTCCTTTATTATCATCAAACGGAGTGTTAGAAATTGGAACAAATCGTATTGAGGCAACATCTGCTGACCAAATATCAAGGTGAATTTTATTAAAATTAGAACCATTAATGTGAGCAGAAGGCACGATTCCTTCGTAATTCAAATTAGAATACTCTAATACCTCATCTCCTCCAAATAATGGTCTTGTCAATACTGTAGTTTGACCCCATCCTGGTCGGAAGTCAGTTCCTGAAACATCAGCATAAGCACCCGAAAATAATGAAATTACATCTCCTGAATTTCTAGCCGGAGGTGTCGGAGCGGCTGGATGAACCGGAGCTGCAACAACTACAATGTTAACTGTCGCTGTTGTTGAACCTGCAGAATTTGTTGCAGTAACTGTATAATCTGTAGTTGCGCTCAATGCTGTTGGTGTTCCTGAGATTGTACCAGTTGTTATGTCTAAATTTAATCCTGCTGGTAAAGTTGGATTTACAGTAAAAGTTGGCGCAGGGTTTCCTGTAACTGTAGGAGTTACTACAGTAATAGCTTCATTAACTATATAAGATTTAGCACCTCCATAAGTCAAATCAGATGGTGAAATAGGTGTTACCAAAGCATCTCTATAAAAATAAAAATTGTCTATATCGATTGTACCTCCAACAATAGCTGGCTGATCTATCTTAAATTGATATATATCCACTATTCCTAAACCAGCAAAAGTGGCCGAAGTCAAATCAATATCAAAACTATTCCATTGGTTAGGAACTAATGTTAAAGTGATTCCTTTATTATCATCAAACGGAGTGTTAGAAATTGGAACAAATCGTATTGAGGCAACATCTGCTGACCAAATATCAAGGTGAATTTTATTAAAATTAGAACCATTAATGTGAGCAGAAGGCACGATTCCTTCGTAATTCAAATTAGAATACTCTAATACCTCATCTCCTCCAAATAATGGTCTTGTCAATACTGTAGTTTGACCCCATCCTGGTCGGAAGTCAGTTCCTGAAACATCAGCATAAGCACCCGAAAATAATGAAATTACATCTCCTGAATTTCTAGCCGGAGGTGTCGGAGCGGCTGGATGAACCGGAGCTGCAACAACTACAATGTTAACTGTCGCTGTTGTTGAACCTGCAGAATTTGTTACAGTAACTGTATAATCTGTAGCTGCGCTCAATGCTGTTGGTGTTCCTGAGATTGTACCAGTTGTTATGTCTAAATTTAATCCTGCTGGTAAAGTTGGATTTACAGTAAAAGTTGGCGCAGGGTTTCCTGTAACTGTAGGAGTTACTACAGTAATAGCTTCATTAATTAAAAAAGATTTAGCACTTCCATAAGTCAAATCAGATGGTGAAATAGGTGTTACTGAAGCATCTCTATAAAAATAAAAATTGTCTATATCGATTGTACCTCCAACTGTAGCTGGTTGATCTATCTTAAATTGGTATATATCCGCTATTCCTAAACCAGCAAAAGTAGCCGAAGTTAAATCAATATCGAAACTATTCCATTGGTTAGGAACTAAGGTTAAAGTGATTCCTTTATTATCATCAAACGGAGTGTTAGAAATTGGAACAAATCGTATTGAGGCAACATCTGCTGACCAAATATCAAGGTGAATTTTATTAAAATTTGAACCATTAATGTGAGCAGAAGGCACGATTCCTTCGTAATTTAAATTAGAATATTCTAATACCTCATCTCCTCCAAATAATGGTCTTGTTAATGCTGTAGATTGACCCCATTCTGGTCGGAAGTCAGTTCCTGAAACATCAGCATAGGCACCAGAAAATAATGAAACCACATCTCCTGAATTTCTAGCTGGAGGTGTTGGAGCGGCTGGGTTAACAGAAGCTGCAACAACAGCAATATTAAGTGTTGCAGTTGTAGAACCAGCAGAATTTGTTGCAGTAACTGTATAATCTGTAGCTGCACTCAATGCTGTTGGAGTTCCTGAGATTGTACCAGTTGTCATATCTAAATTTAATCCTACTGGTAAAGTTGGATTTACAGTAAAAGTTGGCGCAGGATTTCCTGTAACTGTAGGAGTTACCGCAGTAATAGCTTGGTTAATTGTAAAGTTTTGAGCACCTCCATAAGTCAAATCAGATGGTGCGCTTGAAACTGATTCTTTATAGAAATAAACATTGTCAAAATACAAAGAAGCATTATCACTATAAAGAACAACCCATCTTAAATGTGTTAAATCAACACCAGAATAGGTACTTAAATCTAAATCATAAGAATTCCATGCACCTTGCGCTTTTGCAGCTGGAACCTCTAAATCAACAGCGGTCCCGCTAACCTCTTCCAGTTTAACTCTAAATGATGTAAAATCTGGTGAATAGACATCAATATGCATTTTTGTCATTGCAGAAACATCAAGATCTCCTGTACCTGCCTGAATACCTGACAAATTGTGATTTGCATATTTTTTCACAACATTTCCATCATCAAAAGTGACATCAGCTTCTGTAGTTGCTCCCCAACCTGGAAAAAACACTCCTGGTTCATTAGCATAACTATCACTATATAGTGATTTCACATCTGATGAATTTCTAACCAGAGGTGTTGGAACTACTGGAAGTGCAGGAGTCACAACAACTGCTATATTAACATTAACGGCTATAGAACCCACAGAATTTGTTGCAGTAACCACATAATCTGTAGCAACGCTCAATGCTGTTGGTGTTCCCGTAATTTCACCTGTCGCCGAGTTAAAATTTAATCCTGCTGGTAAAGCTGGATTTATGCCAAATGTTGGCACAGGACTTCCTGAAACCGTAGGAGTTACCCCAGTGATAGCTTGATTAATTATAAAAGTTTTTGTTCCTCCATAACTCAAGTTGCTAGGTGCTGTATCTGAAGATGCTTCTCTATAGAAATAGAAATTATCTATATCAATTGTACCTCCAACAGTAGCTGGCTGATCTATCTTAAATTGGAATATATCCGCTATTCCTAAACCGGCAAAAGTAGCCGAAGTCAAATCAATATCAAAACTATTCCATTGATTAGGAACTAATGTTAAAATGATTCCTTTGTTATCATCAAAAGGAGTGTTAGAAATTGGAACAAATCGTAATGAAGCAACATTTGTTGACCAAATATCAATATGAATTTTATTAAAAGTAGAACCGTTAATAGAAGTTGCTGGAGCGATTCCTTCATAATTTAGATTAGAATACTCTAATACTTCATCTCCACTAAATAATGGTTTAGCCAATCCCGTAGATTGTCCCCAGTCTGGTCTAAAGTCAGTTCCTGGAATATCTGTATAAGCACTACTAAACAATGAAACCACATCCCCAGAATTTCTAGCTGTAGGTGTTGGAGCAGCCGGAAGTATTGGAGCCACAACAACAGTAATATTAACTGTTGCAGTTGTAGAGCCTTCAGTATTTGTTGCAGTTACTGTATAATCTGTAGATGTACTCAATGCAGATGGAGTTCCTGAAATCACACCAGTTGTAGAATTAAGGCTCAATCCTGCTGGTAGAGCCGGATTTATTGTAAAAGTTGGTGCAGGATTTCCAGAAACCGTAGGCATTACCGCAGTAATAGCTTGATTTATTATAAAACTTTGAGTACCTCCATAACTTAAATTAGATGGTGCCGTAGGTGTAGATGAAGTAGCTGGTCTGAAGAAATATACATTATCAATATAAACAGTTTCCCCAGGAGGTGTCCAAGTAACAGGGACAATCCATCTTAAATGCGCTAAATCAACAACAGAGGCATAGGTGCTTAAATCTATATCATAAGAATTCCAACCACTTTGTATTCTTGTACCTGGAACATCAAGCTCACGAGCATGGCCACTAGTATCCTCTAATTTAAGCGAAAATGCTGTAAAACCTGGCGAATAAAGGTCAATATGCAATGTTGGCATTGCTGAGACATCAAGATCTCCAGTACCTTCTTGGATACCTGAATAAAGATAACTTGTAAATTTCTTTACAACATTTCCATCATCTAAAGTGATATCGCCAACCATATTTGCTGCCCAGGTTGCGAAAGCTACGCCAGACTCATTGGTATACATATCACCATATAGTGATTTTACATCCCATGCATTTCTTGCTACGGGATTTGCAGGCCCTACAGAAGGGTCTTGCGAATATCCAAATGAAAAAATCAAAAGGAAAATGATTAATGTAATTTTTTTCATAATTAATAAATTATAATGATTGTTATCAAATTAAAGTCAGAGCAATTGCTTGCAAAAAATCTGACCAAACTAAAACCATAAACCCAATATGTACAATTACTTAATACCTATTGTATTAAAAGACTTTAGACATTTATAAAAACAATTTAACATACTGATATACCATTCAATAATCTACCGACATTGTTTTGGGAAACAAAATTTCAATATTTTAGGACTAGCCAAAAAAATCTCCGCCTAGAGTGGAATTAAGAATTATTATTGAATGAACGATCAAAACCATTCAACAGTAACTTTATCAGATGTAATTAGATTTTATAATACGATGTCAACATAGAAATTATCTGATTTTCATCTCATTCGATTCTAAAAACATAGAAGTAATATCAAAAGATCATTCAGTAAATTATAATTTTGGCTATGGAGATACCACCAGAATAATTAGAATTATTGTACTCATAGTAACTAATTCCATTTTTATAATTTGATCCTTGAGTAGATCCATGATTTTATAATTAGCAATTACCAACTGCATAATTAAATTTTAGGAATCATTAGATTATCATAAATTTGAATAGGTATGTAGAAAAAAAACAATGAGGATAGTTACAAAAGATAATAGGTAATTTTAGTTTCATAATTTTTACTATTTGGTTTGATAATTAAATTATTAGGTTAATCCAAAAATACAATGGACTATCAACTAAAAAATAAAACAACGATGTAAAAAACCTCAACACAATAACAATAACATAAAAAAAACACGTTATAATTACACAAAAACCAATTATAACCTTAATTTTTTAAACAAAACATAGTAATATTTCTTAAAATAAAATTCTAAAATCATATTGATGTTGTGGTAATGTATAGTTTTTTTATTCACCCAACTGATTAGTTCTTTAAAAATGCATTTAAAAACTCCTCATCATATGATAAAAAAAGATACATTATGATTTAAAATAATACATTTCTTAACCCATTCAAACTCATTGAATGCTTCTATATTATTTTAATTGTAAAAATCAAAGCTAAAATGGAAACAAAAAACGTCAAAATCTCTTGTGAAAACGATGCAAAAGCAATTGAGATTTTTCATTAATGCTATTGAGTATTTTTGATATTAATTTAAAAAATAATACTTTAGTAGCTATATAATTGCTAAATACTAAACCAGATAAATCATACTATGAAAAAAACATTATTTTTATTACTCTTAGCTGGGCTTATTAATATCTCTTATGCTCAGGAATCAGACTCTAAGCCTAAACAAACAAAAGCTGATGCAAAAGAAGAACATTCAGCTGCTAATCTTGTTTTTAATCCTGATCAAAATATTATTACAGAACATACTACCACTATAAAAGGCCAAAAAGTTTCCTATAAAGCGACGACAGGTACAATGCCTGTATGGGACGAAGACGGAAAAGCAATTGCAGGATTATTTTATACCTATTATGAACGTTCTGATGTTAAAGACCGTGCTTCACGTCCACTGGTAATTTCTTTCAATGGCGGTCCAGGTTCTGCTTCAGTTTGGATGCAAATTGCTTACACAGGTCCTAGCCTATTGAATATAGATGAAGAAGGATATCCTTTACAGCCATACGGAATCAAGGAAAACCCTTATTCTATATTGGATGTTGCCGATATTGTTTTTGTAAATCCAGTTAACACCGCCTACTCCAGAGCAACCAGTAAAGAAATACCAACAGCTAAGTTTTTTGGTATAAATGCTGACATTAAATACTTAGCCGATTGGATTGGGGGATTTGTAACCCGCACGAATCGCTGGGCTTCGCCTAAATATCTTATTGGCGAAAGTTATGGTACAACCCGTGTTTCTGGACTGGCGCTACAATTACAAAATAATCAATGGATGTATCTGAATGGAGTTATATTAGTTTCTCCTACAACATTGGGAATAACGCGCGGAGTAGCTGCTGATGGAGCTCTTAAACTACCTTATTTTGCAGCTACAGCGTGGTATCATAAAATGCTAAGCCCAGACTTACAGAATAAAGATTTAACGGAAATGCTTCCAGAAGTAGAAGATTTTACAATCAATGAACTCCTTCCATCATTAAGTAAAGGTGGCTCACTTGACGAGCAGAAAAGAAAAGAAATAGCCATTAAGATAGCCCGTTATTCTGGTATCTCCGAAAAAGTAGTTATGCAAAATAATCTGGATGTGCCTTATAATTATTTCTGGAAAGAATTGTTGCGTGATAAAGGGTTTACCGTAGGAAGACTCGATTCTCGTTATAAAGGAATTGATCGCAAAGATGCTGGTGGAGAACCTGATTTTAATGCCGAATTAACTTCATGGCTGCATTCTTTCACTCCCGCAATCAATATGTATATTCGTAATGATTTGAATTATAAAACTGACTTCAAATACAATATGTTTGGTTCTGTTTACCCATGGGATAATTCAGGGGATGCAACTGGTGAGAATCTGCGTCAGGCTATGGCACAAAATCCTTATTTAAATGTTATGGTACAATCTGGATATTATGATGGTGCTTGCGACTATTTCAATTCAAAATACAATTTATGGCAAATGGATCCTAGCGGAAAACTAAAAGACAGGATGAGTTGGAAAGGATATCGCAGTGGACACATGATGTATTTAAGAAAAAAAGATTTAGAAACTGCAAATGAAGACATTAGAGAATTCATAAAACATTCAATGCCTAAAGCAGGAGAACCAGCAAAATATTAAGATACTATTTTAAAAAAAACAGAGAAGGATCTGTATCATTCTCATTAAATACAAAACAAAGCCCAAACCGAAAGGAATGGGCTTTATTTTATTTAAATTTTAGTCTTACAACCCGAAATTTATATTAAGATTTAATAATCCTTCTTGATAAAGAAATTATTGTTCCGTTTTTAATTAGCTCCAACAACAGCTTTAAATTCTATATACTTTTCAAGCGTTTTATAATTATGCCCCTTTTCTTTCATCACTTTAATAAAAGAAGGTGTAACTCCCAATGATTTTGCACCAATAATGTCATCTATACTCAAGTCATCAAACCCAAGATCTTTGTATTGCTCTATTAAATCTGGTGTTATATTCTGTGATTTCAAAGCGAACAAATCGTCAAAATTGATATTTTTATACCCTACCTTTCCAAATTCATCGATATATTTTGGAGTAATATTTAGTGATTTCAAAGCAAACAAATCGTCTGGCTTAATGTTTGTATAACCAACCTTTTCAAACTCATCTATATACGCTGGAGTAATATTTAAGGATTTCATAGCCATAAGATCATCGTTCGAAAGATTAGTATACCCCAATTTTCTAAAAGAATCAATAAATGCCTTATCAATATTCATCGA
The Flavobacterium sp. 5 DNA segment above includes these coding regions:
- a CDS encoding S10 family peptidase, producing MKKTLFLLLLAGLINISYAQESDSKPKQTKADAKEEHSAANLVFNPDQNIITEHTTTIKGQKVSYKATTGTMPVWDEDGKAIAGLFYTYYERSDVKDRASRPLVISFNGGPGSASVWMQIAYTGPSLLNIDEEGYPLQPYGIKENPYSILDVADIVFVNPVNTAYSRATSKEIPTAKFFGINADIKYLADWIGGFVTRTNRWASPKYLIGESYGTTRVSGLALQLQNNQWMYLNGVILVSPTTLGITRGVAADGALKLPYFAATAWYHKMLSPDLQNKDLTEMLPEVEDFTINELLPSLSKGGSLDEQKRKEIAIKIARYSGISEKVVMQNNLDVPYNYFWKELLRDKGFTVGRLDSRYKGIDRKDAGGEPDFNAELTSWLHSFTPAINMYIRNDLNYKTDFKYNMFGSVYPWDNSGDATGENLRQAMAQNPYLNVMVQSGYYDGACDYFNSKYNLWQMDPSGKLKDRMSWKGYRSGHMMYLRKKDLETANEDIREFIKHSMPKAGEPAKY
- a CDS encoding putative Ig domain-containing protein, which translates into the protein MKKITLIIFLLIFSFGYSQDPSVGPANPVARNAWDVKSLYGDMYTNESGVAFATWAANMVGDITLDDGNVVKKFTSYLYSGIQEGTGDLDVSAMPTLHIDLYSPGFTAFSLKLEDTSGHARELDVPGTRIQSGWNSYDIDLSTYASVVDLAHLRWIVPVTWTPPGETVYIDNVYFFRPATSSTPTAPSNLSYGGTQSFIINQAITAVMPTVSGNPAPTFTINPALPAGLSLNSTTGVISGTPSALSTSTDYTVTATNTEGSTTATVNITVVVAPILPAAPTPTARNSGDVVSLFSSAYTDIPGTDFRPDWGQSTGLAKPLFSGDEVLEYSNLNYEGIAPATSINGSTFNKIHIDIWSTNVASLRFVPISNTPFDDNKGIILTLVPNQWNSFDIDLTSATFAGLGIADIFQFKIDQPATVGGTIDIDNFYFYREASSDTAPSNLSYGGTKTFIINQAITGVTPTVSGSPVPTFGINPALPAGLNFNSATGEITGTPTALSVATDYVVTATNSVGSIAVNVNIAVVVTPALPVVPTPLVRNSSDVKSLYSDSYANEPGVFFPGWGATTEADVTFDDGNVVKKYANHNLSGIQAGTGDLDVSAMTKMHIDVYSPDFTSFRVKLEEVSGTAVDLEVPAAKAQGAWNSYDLDLSTYSGVDLTHLRWVVLYSDNASLYFDNVYFYKESVSSAPSDLTYGGAQNFTINQAITAVTPTVTGNPAPTFTVNPTLPVGLNLDMTTGTISGTPTALSAATDYTVTATNSAGSTTATLNIAVVAASVNPAAPTPPARNSGDVVSLFSGAYADVSGTDFRPEWGQSTALTRPLFGGDEVLEYSNLNYEGIVPSAHINGSNFNKIHLDIWSADVASIRFVPISNTPFDDNKGITLTLVPNQWNSFDIDLTSATFAGLGIADIYQFKIDQPATVGGTIDIDNFYFYRDASVTPISPSDLTYGSAKSFLINEAITVVTPTVTGNPAPTFTVNPTLPAGLNLDITTGTISGTPTALSAATDYTVTVTNSAGSTTATVNIVVVAAPVHPAAPTPPARNSGDVISLFSGAYADVSGTDFRPGWGQTTVLTRPLFGGDEVLEYSNLNYEGIVPSAHINGSNFNKIHLDIWSADVASIRFVPISNTPFDDNKGITLTLVPNQWNSFDIDLTSATFAGLGIVDIYQFKIDQPAIVGGTIDIDNFYFYRDALVTPISPSDLTYGGAKSYIVNEAITVVTPTVTGNPAPTFTVNPTLPAGLNLDITTGTISGTPTALSATTDYTVTATNSAGSTTATVNIVVVAAPVHPAAPTPPARNSGDVISLFSGAYADVSGTDFRPGWGQTTVLTRPLFGGDEVLEYSNLNYEGIVPSAHINGSNFNKIHLDIWSADVASIRFVPISNTPFDDNKGITLTLVPNQWNSFDIDLTSATFAGLGIADIYQFKIDQPATVGGTIDIDNFYFYRSATSTVAPTFGAFTIPQKIVGDASFQIVSPISNSTGAFTYSSSNVAVATVSGNMITIVGAGDSIITANQAADANYTAGSTTATFSVNAAVTTEAPSNLSYGSSKTFIINQAISTVTPTVSGNPVPTFEINPTLPEGLSFNTTTGVITGTPTALSSATDYTVTATNSAGSTTAIVSIQVSNDGHDSGVLKIAQGFSPNGDSINDFWIIGNIESHPFTKVSVYNKNGGEVYNSSNYQNDWNGEYKNTGKIVAAGSYFYQIDLNGDGSIDNQGWIYIAN
- a CDS encoding type IX secretion system membrane protein PorP/SprF, translated to MKNIYYLLTIGILLLSSSIMAQNANNFAFYRNQMTIINPAYAGVDNQTVAALSFRTQWTGIEDSPRSQAGFLATPIAKNLGFGVSVFNEKTFVEKQTSIAIDLSYLVKLNEETNLYFGIKAGGNSFVVNTSGLELYSVGVDPAFGSVKSSFTPNVGVGALLKNEKYFLSISAPKLISFKDVKNVDGYALVSTNRPQLYASAGYDFNLNPSGTLILKPSFMARFITAAPVSVDINTMLSINDIFEVGGLYRTTGAVAAMASVTVSKKLCIGFAYEITTKAELASAKNTNEFLLQYKF